A window from Mangifera indica cultivar Alphonso chromosome 2, CATAS_Mindica_2.1, whole genome shotgun sequence encodes these proteins:
- the LOC123208882 gene encoding cellulose synthase-like protein D3 encodes MASKSFKGSRSNLSTSSDAHDGHKPPLPPTVTFGRRTSSGRYISYSRDDLDSELGSSDFMNYTVHIPPTPDNQPMDPSISQKVEEQYVSNSLFTGGFNSVTRAHLMDKVIESEANHPQMAGAKGSSCAIPGCDAKVMSDERGVDILPCECDFKICRDCYIDAVKTGGGICPGCKEQYKNLDLDEVAVDNGRPLPLPPPAGMSKMERRMSLMKSTKSVLMRSQTGDFDHNRWLFETRGTYGYGNAIWPKDGNFGNGKDEEVAEPQELMSKPWRPLTRKLKIPAAVLSPYRLLIFIRIVVLALFLRWRVTNPNKDAIWLWGMSVVCEIWFAFSWLLDQLPKLCPVNRATDLNILKEKFETPTPNNPTGKSDLPGVDVFVSTADPEKEPPLVTANTILSILAADYPVEKLACYVSDDGGALLTFEAMAEAASFANIWVPFCRKHDIEPRNPESYFNLKRDPYKNKVKSDFVKDRRRVKREYDEFKVRINGLPDSIRRRSDAYHAREEIKAMKMQRQNREDEPVESVKIPKATWMADGTHWPGTWLTPSSEHSKGDHAGIIQVMLKPPSDEPLLGTADDAMLIDLTDVDIRLPLLVYVSREKRPGYDHNKKAGAMNALVRASAIMSNGPFILNLDCDHYIYNSKAMREGMCFMMDRGGDRLCYVQFPQRFEGIDPSDRYANHNTVFFDVNMRALDGLMGPVYVGTGCLFRRIALYGFDPPRSKEHHPGCCSCCFSHRKKRSIANTSEENRALRMGDSDDEEMNLYLHPKKFGNSSFLIDSIPVAEFQGRPLADHPAVKNGRPPGALTIPRELLDASTVAEAISVISCWYEDKTEWGSRVGWIYGSVTEDVVTGYRMHNRGWKSVYCVTKRDAFRGTAPINLTDRLHQVLRWATGSVEIFFSRNNALFASPRMKFLQRIAYLNVGIYPFTSIFLIIYCFLPALSLFSGQFIVQSLDVAFLVYLLTITVTLSLLAVLEIKWSGIELEEWWRNEQFWLIGGTSAHLAAVLQGLLKVIAGIEISFTLTSKSASDDIDDEFADLYIVKWSSLMIPPITIMMVNLIAIAVGFSRTIYSTLPQWSRLLGGVFFSFWVLAHLYPFAKGLMGRRGRTPTIVYVWSGLIAITISLLWVAIDPPSDTNQIGGSFQFP; translated from the exons ATGGCTTCCAAATCATTCAAAGGAAGCCGATCAAACCTTTCTACATCTTCAGATGCTCATGATGGACACAAACCTCCATTACCTCCAACAGTGACATTTGGCCGGAGAACTTCCTCTGGTCGCTACATCAGCTACTCGCGGGATGATCTAGACAGTGAGCTTGGAAGTAGTGATTTTATGAACTACACAGTACACATACCACCTACCCCTGATAACCAACCTATGGATCCATCAATCTCACAGAAGGTTGAGGAACAATATGTTTCGAATTCACTATTTACGGGAGGTTTCAATAGTGTTACTCGAGCACATCTTATGGATAAGGTGATTGAATCTGAAGCAAACCATCCCCAGATGGCTGGTGCAAAGGGGTCTTCATGTGCAATTCCAGGGTGTGATGCAAAAGTGATGAGTGATGAGCGTGGTGTGGATATTCTCCCTTGTGagtgtgattttaaaatatgtaggGACTGCTATATTGATGCTGTGAAAACTGGAGGTGGGATTTGCCCAGGATGTAAAGAGCAGTACAAGAATTTAGATTTGGATGAGGTGGCTGTGGACAACGGGCGGCCACTTCCACTTCCTCCACCAGCTGGAATGTCCAAAATGGAGAGAAGAATGTCTTTGATGAAGTCAACGAAGTCGGTGCTGATGAGGAGCCAAACTGGGGATTTTGATCACAATCGGTGGCTGTTTGAGACTAGAGGAACTTATGGTTATGGTAATGCTATATGGCCAAAGGATGGGAATTTTGGAAATGGTAAAGATGAAGAAGTTGCAGAGCCACAAGAGTTGATGAGCAAACCCTGGAGGCCACTTACACGAAAATTAAAGATACCTGCTGCTGTTCTCAGCCCATATAG GCTTCTAATTTTCATTCGGATCGTTGTTCTTGCACTGTTTTTGAGGTGGAGAGTAACTAATCCAAACAAGGATGCAATTTGGCTGTGGGGAATGTCTGTAGTTTGTGAAATCTGGTTTGCTTTTTCATGGCTTCTTGATCAACTTCCCAAACTCTGCCCTGTTAATCGTGCTACGGATCTTAATATCTTGAAGGAAAAATTTGAAACACCTACCCCCAACAACCCCACTGGAAAATCTGATCTTCCAGGCGTAGATGTCTTTGTATCTACTGCTGATCCAGAGAAAGAACCTCCTCTTGTCACTGCAAATACTATCTTGTCAATTTTAGCTGCTGACTACCCTGTGGAAAAGCTTGCTTGTTATGTTTCTGATGATGGTGGTGCACTTCTTACTTTTGAGGCCATGGCTGAAGCAGCAAGCTTTGCCAACATTTGGGTTCCATTTTGTCGGAAGCATGATATTGAGCCTAGAAATCCCGAATCTTACTTCAATTTGAAAAGGGATCCTTACAAGAACAAAGTGAAGTCAGATTTTGTCAAGGATCGTAGACGAGTTAAGCGTGAGTATGATGAGTTCAAGGTCCGGATCAATGGCTTGCCTGACTCTATCCGTCGCCGCTCTGATGCATATCATGCTAGGGAGGAAATCAAGGCCATGAAGATGCAGAGACAGAATAGGGAGGATGAACCTGTGGAGAGTGTGAAGATTCCGAAAGCCACATGGATGGCTGATGGTACCCATTGGCCAGGGACTTGGTTGACTCCTTCCAGTGAGCACTCTAAAGGTGACCATGCTGGTATAATACAG GTGATGTTGAAACCTCCCAGTGATGAACCACTGCTTGGAACAGCTGATGATGCCATGCTCATTGATCTGACTGATGTTGACATCCGTCTCCCATTACTGGTTTATGTTTCTCGAGAGAAGCGTCCTGGCTATGATCACAACAAGAAGGCAGGAGCCATGAATGCATTGGTTCGAGCCTCTGCCATTATGTCTAATGGGCCCTTCATTCTCAACCTTGACTGTGACCACTACATCTACAACTCTAAGGCAATGAGGGAAGGCATGTGCTTCATGATGGATCGAGGAGGTGACCGCCTTTGTTATGTGCAGTTCCCTCAGAGATTTGAGGGTATTGATCCTTCTGATCGATATGCTAATCACAACACAGTCTTCTTTGATGTTAACATGAGAGCCCTAGATGGACTTATGGGACCAGTTTATGTTGGAACTGGATGTCTCTTTAGGAGGATTGCGCTCTATGGGTTTGATCCACCTCGGTCAAAAGAACACCATCCAGGTTGCTGCAGCTGCTGCTTTTCTCATCGCAAGAAGCGTTCCATTGCTAACACCTCAGAAGAGAATCGGGCCCTAAGAATGGGTGACTCAGATGATGAAGAGATGAACCTCTATCTGCACCCTAAGAAGTTTGGTAACTCATCCTTCCTCATTGATTCAATCCCAGTTGCTGAGTTCCAAGGTCGTCCCCTTGCTGATCACCCAGCTGTAAAGAATGGTCGCCCACCTGGTGCTCTTACCATCCCCCGGGAGCTTCTTGATGCCTCAACTGTTGCAGAGGCAATTAGTGTCATCTCTTGTTGGTATGAAGACAAGACTGAGTGGGGATCTCGTGTAGGCTGGATTTATGGGTCTGTTACTGAAGACGTGGTCACTGGCTATAGGATGCACAACAGAGGATGGAAATCAGTCTATTGTGTGACCAAACGTGATGCCTTCCGTGGAACTGCTCCAATCAATCTCACTGATCGGCTCCATCAAGTCTTGCGTTGGGCAACTGGTTCAGTTGAGATTTTCTTCTCCCGTAACAATGCCCTTTTTGCCAGCCCTAGAATGAAGTTTCTCCAAAGGATAGCATACCTCAATGTTGGAATCTACCCTTTCACTTCTATCTTCCTCATCATCTATTGTTTTCTCCCAGCTCTCTCCCTCTTCTCTGGTCAATTCATCGTCCAGTCCCTTGATGTAGCTTTCCTAGTGTACCTCCTTACCATCACTGTCACTCTAAGCTTGCTAGCTGTGCTTGAAATTAAATGGTCTGGCATTGAATTGGAGGAATGGTGGAGAAATGAGCAGTTTTGGTTGATTGGAGGGACTAGTGCCCACCTTGCTGCTGTGCTTCAAGGACTATTAAAAGTTATTGCAGGGATTGAAATTTCTTTCACCTTGACATCAAAATCAGCAAGTGATGATATAGATGATGAGTTTGCTGACCTCTACATCGTCAAATGGTCCTCTCTAATGATACCACCAATCACAATCATGATGGTTAACTTAATTGCAATTGCAGTAGGGTTTAGCAGGACAATATACAGTACCCTACCGCAATGGAGCCGCTTACTAGGTGGAGTTTTCTTCAGTTTCTGGGTGTTGGCACATCTTTATCCTTTCGCGAAAGGACTTATGGGAAGAAGAGGGAGGACTCCTACCATTGTTTATGTATGGTCAGGACTTATTGCAATCACCATCTCCCTCCTGTGGGTGGCAATCGATCCTCCATCTGATACTAACCAAATTGGAGGCTCATTCCAGTTTCCTTAG
- the LOC123209771 gene encoding FAS1 domain-containing protein SELMODRAFT_448915 — MANDIILLLIFLFMASLFSSEATPANIAPANNENLLVATEEMQRANYFTFVMLLKMSQLDQEILENVTFFMPNDRTLAKTNMLQGSVSDFLLRHSIPSVLLFEHLRRIPSGSLIPSSFPEYMLNISNGGRRNYFLNNVKLISPNICTAGSSIRCHGIESVLQYSTFSNKSSPAVVVAPLEAPRLQPTSAPPMDEFDQQAPADASLPPYVNPQKSSGSAKRLAYGGLLHFFATFVMVLIMGVSIM; from the coding sequence ATGGCTAATGATATTATCCTCCTGTTGATTTTTCTGTTTATGGCTTCACTATTTTCATCTGAAGCCACACCCGCAAACATTGCTCCGGCGAACAATGAAAACCTTCTCGTTGCCACGGAAGAGATGCAAAGGGCTAACTACTTCACCTTTGTCATGCTTCTTAAGATGTCTCAACTTGATCAAGAAATCTTGGAAAATGTCACCTTCTTCATGCCTAATGACAGAACTTTGGCCAAAACCAATATGCTTCAGGGCTCCGTCTCTGATTTCTTGCTTCGTCATTCCATCCCATCAGTTCTGCTTTTCGAGCATCTTCGACGTATCCCATCAGGCTCATTGATTCCAAGTTCATTTCCGGAGTACATGCTGAATATTTCCAATGGTGGGAGGAGGAATTATTTTCTCAATAATGTGAAACTCATTAGCCCTAATATTTGCACTGCAGGCTCTTCCATTCGATGCCATGGCATAGAAAGTGTGTTACAATATAGCACATTCTCCAACAAATCAAGTCCGGCTGTTGTGGTTGCACCTCTAGAAGCTCCGCGGCTGCAACCGACATCGGCTCCTCCGATGGATGAATTTGATCAGCAGGCTCCGGCGGATGCTTCTCTTCCACCTTATGTTAACCCTCAGAAATCATCAGGGTCTGCTAAAAGGCTGGCTTATGGAGGATTACTTCATTTCTTTGCTACTTTTGTGATGGTGCTAATAATGGGAGTCTCTATAATGTAA